From a region of the Gavia stellata isolate bGavSte3 chromosome 32, bGavSte3.hap2, whole genome shotgun sequence genome:
- the KLHL26 gene encoding kelch-like protein 26, with product MFTGGMREASQDVIELKGVSAKGLKHIIDFAYSAEVTLDLDCIQDVLGAAVFLQMVPVVELCEEFLKSAMSVETCLNIGQMATTFSLASLKESVDAFTFRHFLQISEEEDFLHLPLERLVFFLQSNKLKSCSEIDLFRAAVRWLQYDPTRRANASQVLCHIRFPLMKSSELVDSVQTLDIMVEDVLCRQYLLEAFNYQILPFRQHEMQSPRTTIRSDVLSFITFGGTPYTDNDRTVSCKVYYLPDASVRQFKELTEMEVGSSHSCVAVLDNFVYIVGGQHLQYRSGEGAVDICYRYDPHLNQWLRIQAMQESRIQFQLNVLHGMVYATGGRNRSGSLASVEKYCPKNNEWTYVCSLKRRTWGHAGATVGDKLYISGGYGISVEDKKALHCYDPAVDQWEFKTPMNEPRVLHAMVSANNRIYALGGRMDHVDRCFDVLAVEYYVPETDQWTTVSPMRAGQSEAGCCLLEKKIYIVGGYNWHLNNVTSIVQVYNTETDEWERDLHFPESFAGIACAPVILPQVTTQR from the coding sequence ATGTTCACAGGCGGGATGAGAGAAGCCAGCCAAGATGTGATCGAACTGAAAGGTGTATCTGCAAAAGGACTGAAACACATAATAGACTTTGCGTACAGCGCTGAAGTGACTCTTGATCTCGACTGTATTCAGGACGTGCTGGGAGCTGCCGTCTTCCTCCAGATGGTGCCTGTCGTGGAGCTCTGCGAAGAATTTCTGAAGTCTGCCATGAGCGTCGAAACGTGTCTTAATATCGGGCAGATGGCCACCACCTTTAGCCTCGCATCCTTGAAGGAATCGGTAGATGCATTCACTTTTAGGCATTTCCTCCAGATCTCTGAGGAAGAGGATTTCCTCCACCTGCCGCTGGAGCgccttgttttcttcttgcagaGCAATAAGCTGAAAAGCTGCAGTGAAATAGACCTCTTCCGTGCCGCCGTCCGCTGGCTGCAGTATGACCCGACCCGCCGTGCCAATGCCAGCCAGGTCCTCTGCCACATCCGTTTCCCGCTGATGAAGTCCTCGGAGCTGGTGGACAGCGTCCAGACCTTGGACATCATGGTGGAAGATGTCTTGTGCCGGCAGTATTTGCTGGAAGCGTTCAACTACCAGATCCTGCCCTTTCGTCAGCATGAGATGCAGTCCCCTCGGACCACCATCCGCTCGGATGTCCTGTCCTTCATCACCTTCGGTGGCACTCCCTACACCGATAACGACCGCACTGTGAGCTGCAAAGTCTACTACCTGCCGGATGCCAGCGTGCGCCAGTTTAAGGAGCTGACGGAAATGGAGGTGGGCAGCAGCCACTCCTGCGTGGCCGTGCTCGACAACTTTGTCTACATCGTAGGAGGGCAGCACCTGCAGTACCGGAGCGGCGAGGGAGCTGTGGATATCTGCTACCGTTACGATCCGCACCTGAACCAGTGGCTGCGCATCCAGGCCATGCAGGAGAGCAGGATCCAGTTCCAACTCAATGTCCTCCATGGCATGGTGTATGCCACCGGTGGGAGGAACCGATCAGGGAGCTTGGCTTCCGTAGAGAAGTATTGCCCCAAAAATAACGAGTGGACTTACGTGTGCTCCCTGAAACGCAGGACGTGGGGGCATGCTGGAGCCACGGTAGGTGACAAATTGTACATATCAGGTGGGTATGGCATTTCAGTGGAAGACAAAAAAGCCCTGCACTGTTACGACCCCGCCGTGGATCAGTGGGAGTTTAAAACCCCGATGAACGAACCCAGAGTTCTGCACGCCATGGTCAGTGCAAATAACAGGATTTATGCTCTGGGAGGCCGCATGGACCATGTTGACCgttgttttgatgttttggctGTGGAATATTATGTGCCTGAAACAGACCAATGGACAACGGTGAGCCCTATGCGTGCAGGTCAGTCGGAAGCTGGCTGTTGTTtactagaaaaaaagatttatatcGTAGGAGGGTACAATTGGCATCTGAACAATGTTACAAGCATTGTGCAGGTGTATAACACAGAAACTGATGAATGGGAGAGGGACCTACATTTTCCAGAATCTTTTGCTGGGATAGCATGCGCTCCTGTTATACTACCGCAGGTAACGACCCAGAGATAA